One window from the genome of Fulvivirga lutea encodes:
- the ppk1 gene encoding polyphosphate kinase 1 produces the protein MDYKFFDRDLSWLSFNKRILMEAADDSLPIYDRIKFLAIYSSNLDEFFRVRVAAIRSIVEIDKKKINSKLNKSPKKVLKKLLNEVHEQQEEFGRIKRDEIIPELKRNNIIFYRDEPINDNHRPFLKKYFRSRILSYLQPIILTKGEKSDIFLENRKLYFIIDLKSDQGTQEVALLNIPSDNLSRYVELPRIEGQYFYIAIDDIIRENLSFLFPKYKIDGCYSIKINRDADLYIDDEYSGDLVDKIKKQIAKRNLGVPSRFLYDQSMPKSILEYLTSRLDLNEDDLVPGGRYHNMHDLFSLPNPLKPELESKEFETLVKYELEHSDSIFDAIDKKDVMLHFPYQSYDYVLRFFNEAALDPDVEEIKATFYRIAPESFICNALISAAHNGKKVTVFVEIKARFDEQNNLQWAERMQKAGITIIYSMPGLKVHAKVALVRKKQGSKNRNYGYYGTGNFNEKTAEIYADQAIFSTNESMNKDLSHLFQFLENNEKNTPKFNSLLVSQFNLIEAFELLIEQEIKNVESGGKGHIIIKLNNLQDTRMISKLYDASNAGVKIEMIVRSICCLIPNVSGQSENITVRRIVDTYLEHSRAFYFYNNGQPKIYQGSADWMVRNLDRRFEVVFPVLEEDHKEEITKMLELQLNDTVKGVVLTSKLENKKSQKSGSIRSQREFYNYLSSR, from the coding sequence ATGGATTATAAATTTTTCGATCGAGACCTCTCGTGGCTTTCATTTAATAAACGCATTTTAATGGAAGCTGCCGATGATTCATTACCCATTTATGATAGAATAAAGTTCCTTGCTATCTATTCGTCTAATCTGGATGAATTTTTTAGAGTACGGGTAGCGGCTATTCGAAGTATTGTAGAAATCGATAAAAAGAAAATTAATTCGAAATTAAATAAGAGTCCAAAGAAGGTACTTAAAAAGCTGCTCAATGAAGTACATGAACAGCAGGAAGAATTTGGTAGGATAAAGCGTGATGAAATCATACCTGAATTAAAGAGAAACAACATTATATTTTACAGGGATGAGCCTATAAATGATAATCATAGACCATTTCTTAAGAAATACTTTCGTTCACGAATACTTTCTTACCTACAACCTATCATTCTTACAAAAGGGGAAAAGAGCGATATTTTTCTTGAGAACAGGAAACTCTATTTCATTATTGATTTAAAATCAGATCAGGGCACGCAGGAAGTAGCTTTGCTAAATATACCATCCGACAATTTATCAAGGTATGTGGAGTTGCCAAGAATAGAAGGACAGTATTTCTATATTGCTATTGATGATATTATAAGAGAGAATTTATCTTTCCTGTTTCCTAAATATAAAATTGACGGCTGCTACTCTATTAAAATTAATAGGGATGCTGATTTGTATATTGATGATGAGTACTCTGGAGATTTAGTTGATAAGATTAAGAAGCAGATCGCAAAACGAAATTTAGGTGTACCTTCTCGGTTCCTGTACGATCAATCTATGCCTAAAAGTATATTGGAATACCTCACTAGTAGATTGGATCTGAATGAAGATGATTTGGTTCCTGGCGGTAGGTATCATAATATGCATGATCTGTTTTCTCTGCCAAATCCACTAAAGCCGGAATTAGAATCTAAGGAATTTGAAACCTTAGTTAAGTATGAACTTGAACATTCAGATTCAATATTTGACGCTATTGATAAAAAGGATGTGATGCTCCATTTCCCTTATCAGTCGTACGACTATGTTCTTCGTTTTTTTAATGAGGCGGCCTTGGATCCTGATGTTGAAGAGATTAAAGCCACATTTTATAGAATTGCTCCAGAGTCATTCATATGCAATGCCCTGATAAGCGCTGCTCACAATGGTAAGAAAGTAACAGTATTCGTTGAAATTAAAGCCCGCTTTGATGAGCAAAATAATTTGCAATGGGCCGAAAGGATGCAAAAGGCTGGTATCACTATCATCTACAGTATGCCAGGTCTTAAGGTTCATGCTAAAGTAGCACTCGTTAGAAAAAAACAGGGCTCTAAAAACCGAAATTATGGTTACTACGGTACAGGAAATTTCAATGAAAAAACAGCAGAAATATATGCTGATCAGGCCATCTTCTCTACTAATGAATCAATGAATAAAGACTTAAGTCATTTGTTTCAATTTTTAGAGAACAATGAAAAAAATACACCAAAGTTTAATTCTTTACTGGTATCTCAATTTAACCTGATTGAAGCTTTTGAATTACTCATTGAGCAGGAAATTAAGAATGTGGAAAGTGGGGGCAAGGGCCATATAATAATAAAGCTAAACAATCTTCAGGATACCAGAATGATTAGTAAACTGTACGATGCCAGTAATGCGGGAGTGAAGATTGAAATGATTGTGCGATCTATTTGTTGCCTAATTCCTAACGTTTCAGGCCAAAGTGAAAATATTACAGTTCGTAGAATAGTAGATACATACTTAGAGCACTCCAGAGCGTTTTACTTTTACAATAATGGCCAACCAAAAATTTATCAGGGTTCAGCCGACTGGATGGTAAGAAATCTTGATAGACGGTTTGAGGTAGTTTTCCCTGTGCTGGAAGAAGATCATAAAGAGGAGATTACTAAAATGCTCGAACTGCAATTAAATGATACAGTGAAGGGAGTTGTTCTAACTAGTAAGTTAGAAAACAAGAAATCTCAAAAATCAGGAAGTATTAGAAGTCAACGAGAATTTTATAATTATCTGAGCTCCAGATAA
- a CDS encoding RidA family protein → MKKIVNSNKAPEPIGPYSQAVMAGDTLYVSGQIAIDRASGELVQDSIKAETKKVMENLGHVLAEAKMSYSNIVKCSIFIKNMEDFGSINEVYGEYFKELPPARETVEVSKLPKNVNVEISCIAVR, encoded by the coding sequence ATGAAGAAGATAGTGAATAGTAACAAGGCTCCCGAGCCCATTGGTCCTTATAGCCAAGCAGTAATGGCTGGTGACACTTTGTACGTTTCGGGTCAAATAGCAATTGATAGAGCTTCGGGTGAGCTTGTTCAAGATAGCATTAAGGCCGAAACGAAGAAAGTAATGGAAAATCTGGGACATGTGCTTGCAGAGGCTAAAATGTCTTATTCCAATATTGTAAAGTGTTCAATCTTCATCAAAAATATGGAAGACTTTGGGTCCATTAATGAAGTATATGGTGAATATTTTAAAGAATTACCACCTGCCAGAGAAACTGTAGAAGTGAGTAAACTGCCAAAAAATGTGAATGTAGAGATTTCCTGTATAGCCGTTCGGTAA
- a CDS encoding NAD(P)-dependent oxidoreductase gives MNNLKVGILKEGKIPVDRRVPLVPFQAREIVNTFPNVKVVAQKSDIRCYKDDDYLNEKIEVVDNVDDCDILMGVKEVPIKNLIEGKTYLFFSHTIKEQSYNRDLLREILSKKIRLIDYELLTDSEGTRVVAFGRYAGLVGAYNGILTYGKRYNLFNIRPAHKCFDLEDLKTEYEKVNLPAIKIAVTGGGRVSRGAMEVLDGMRIRKVTPADYINELYDEPVYTQLNSRDYNKAKDGTEFNRGDFYESPHLYESDFAQFSEVTDLLIAGAYWDPAAPVLFKREDILEPNFKIKVIADITCDIEGSIPSTKKPSTIDDPIYDYNPSEDKIEAALKDESNITVMAVDNLPCELPRDASVDFGKELLNNVLPHLFNKDSEGVIERATIAKDGKLTDRFQYLQNYVDGK, from the coding sequence ATGAATAATCTTAAAGTTGGCATCTTAAAAGAAGGTAAAATACCTGTCGATAGACGTGTTCCACTAGTTCCATTTCAGGCAAGAGAGATTGTAAACACCTTTCCAAACGTTAAGGTTGTTGCTCAGAAAAGTGATATTAGATGCTATAAAGATGACGACTACCTTAATGAAAAAATTGAGGTAGTTGATAACGTAGATGATTGTGATATTTTGATGGGCGTAAAAGAAGTGCCCATTAAAAATTTAATCGAAGGAAAAACATACTTGTTTTTTTCACACACCATTAAAGAACAATCATATAACAGAGATTTGTTAAGAGAGATATTATCTAAGAAAATCAGGTTAATAGATTACGAACTTTTAACAGATAGTGAAGGAACAAGAGTAGTAGCTTTTGGCAGATATGCAGGGCTTGTTGGTGCGTATAATGGGATTCTAACTTATGGTAAACGATACAATCTATTCAACATAAGGCCAGCACATAAGTGTTTCGATTTAGAAGATTTAAAAACTGAATATGAGAAGGTAAACCTTCCCGCCATCAAAATAGCAGTAACCGGTGGTGGGCGTGTATCACGTGGAGCAATGGAAGTGCTAGATGGTATGCGAATAAGAAAAGTGACACCTGCTGATTATATCAATGAATTGTATGATGAGCCTGTATACACGCAACTAAACTCTCGTGATTATAACAAGGCTAAAGACGGCACAGAGTTCAATAGAGGTGATTTTTATGAATCACCACATTTGTACGAAAGCGATTTTGCTCAATTCTCGGAAGTCACCGATTTATTAATTGCTGGAGCTTACTGGGATCCTGCAGCACCCGTGTTATTTAAAAGAGAAGATATTCTTGAGCCGAACTTTAAAATCAAGGTAATTGCGGATATAACTTGTGATATTGAGGGCTCTATACCTTCAACCAAGAAACCAAGCACAATAGATGATCCTATCTATGATTATAATCCATCTGAGGACAAAATAGAGGCTGCTTTAAAGGACGAGAGTAACATTACAGTAATGGCTGTCGACAATTTACCTTGCGAGTTACCTAGAGATGCTTCTGTTGATTTTGGGAAAGAACTTCTGAACAATGTGCTTCCTCATTTATTTAATAAGGATTCCGAAGGTGTAATTGAACGTGCGACTATTGCTAAGGATGGTAAGCTAACAGATCGTTTCCAATACCTGCAAAATTATGTGGATGGAAAATAA
- a CDS encoding Pycsar system effector family protein, whose amino-acid sequence MAQPDLLSKSKAFAEKTLSKLPQDFTYHDLKHTQEVVEAVELIAKEESVNGEELEALKIAAWFHDLGYNCDENNHEEASINLMRDKLEEWGAESKTIEQVSRLIQSTKMPQQPQDELSKIICDADLFHLSTDAFQMKSEHLREELCNVCNHQMSSNEWAQKTLSFIESHTYFTNYGKNILEPRKQENLDLLKKKINKEAKSVKKLEAKIEKLEAKLVKAKTQKPDRGIETMFRVTSKNHLQLSAMADTKANIMISINSIILSVLVSVLFRKFEDYPQLIIPALILVIVCLTTIVFAVLATRPNISSGKFTREEIREKKTNLLFFGNFHGMELDNYMWGMKEMMKDADFLYGSLIKDIYFLGIVLGKKYKMLRKSYNVFMFGFIIAIMSFVIALLLYPNSA is encoded by the coding sequence ATGGCGCAACCTGACCTACTCTCAAAGTCCAAAGCTTTTGCAGAAAAAACTCTTTCGAAGCTTCCGCAGGATTTTACGTATCACGATTTGAAACATACTCAGGAAGTAGTTGAAGCGGTAGAGCTTATTGCCAAAGAAGAATCAGTAAATGGTGAGGAGTTAGAAGCCTTAAAAATTGCCGCCTGGTTTCATGACTTAGGGTATAACTGTGATGAAAATAACCATGAAGAAGCCAGCATAAATTTAATGCGTGATAAACTTGAAGAGTGGGGTGCAGAAAGCAAAACAATTGAGCAAGTTTCCAGACTCATCCAAAGTACGAAGATGCCTCAACAGCCACAGGATGAGCTTTCTAAAATAATTTGTGATGCTGATCTCTTTCACCTATCTACAGATGCATTTCAAATGAAAAGTGAGCATTTGCGGGAAGAGCTCTGCAATGTTTGCAATCACCAAATGTCTTCCAATGAATGGGCACAAAAAACGCTTTCTTTTATTGAGTCGCACACCTATTTCACTAACTATGGGAAGAACATTTTAGAACCTCGAAAACAAGAAAACCTCGATCTGTTAAAAAAAAAGATTAATAAAGAAGCCAAGTCAGTAAAAAAGCTTGAGGCCAAAATAGAAAAATTAGAGGCTAAACTTGTGAAGGCTAAAACACAAAAGCCAGACCGAGGTATAGAAACGATGTTTAGAGTTACCTCAAAAAATCATTTGCAGCTTAGCGCAATGGCTGATACTAAGGCCAATATAATGATCTCCATTAATTCCATTATTTTATCAGTGCTGGTATCTGTCTTGTTCAGAAAATTTGAAGACTACCCACAGTTAATAATTCCCGCATTGATATTAGTAATTGTTTGTTTAACGACTATCGTTTTTGCCGTATTGGCAACCAGACCAAACATCTCCTCGGGTAAATTTACACGTGAGGAAATTCGTGAGAAAAAAACCAACCTTTTATTCTTTGGCAACTTCCATGGTATGGAGTTAGACAACTACATGTGGGGAATGAAAGAGATGATGAAAGATGCCGATTTTCTCTATGGAAGCTTGATTAAAGACATCTATTTTTTAGGAATAGTATTGGGTAAAAAATATAAGATGCTTAGAAAATCTTATAATGTATTCATGTTTGGCTTTATCATAGCCATTATGAGTTTTGTCATAGCATTGTTACTTTACCCAAACAGCGCCTAA
- a CDS encoding 3-hydroxyacyl-CoA dehydrogenase family protein — MINVLAVGNDRCIKELEDKLGDSVQLRTTYELSEVTDLSKFDVIFDFEIADNPENYLEYKELKGTIVLLNTVKITLSELAFTFGNGSADLYGFNGLPSFINREVLEVSALTEEVSENFNKLNWDYQLVDDRVGLVTPRIVLMIINEAFYTVQEGTATKEDIDLGMKLGTNYPYGPFEWLNLIGIEEVYETLEAIYEDTKEERYKIAPFLKKEYLKS; from the coding sequence ATGATAAATGTTCTTGCTGTTGGTAACGACAGATGCATTAAGGAATTAGAAGATAAATTGGGTGATTCGGTTCAACTTCGGACTACTTATGAATTGAGTGAAGTAACTGATTTATCAAAATTCGATGTCATATTTGATTTTGAAATAGCTGACAATCCGGAAAATTATCTTGAGTATAAAGAGCTGAAGGGAACGATTGTTTTGCTTAATACAGTGAAAATAACCCTATCTGAATTAGCCTTTACTTTCGGGAATGGAAGTGCGGATTTATACGGGTTCAATGGCTTACCATCATTTATTAATAGAGAGGTATTGGAAGTGTCTGCATTAACTGAAGAAGTTTCAGAAAATTTCAATAAACTTAATTGGGATTATCAGCTTGTGGATGATAGAGTAGGGCTTGTCACACCGAGAATTGTCTTGATGATTATAAACGAAGCTTTTTATACCGTTCAGGAAGGTACGGCCACCAAAGAGGACATCGATTTGGGGATGAAATTAGGCACCAACTACCCTTACGGACCTTTTGAATGGTTAAATCTTATTGGTATTGAAGAGGTTTATGAAACCCTTGAAGCTATTTATGAGGATACAAAAGAAGAGCGCTATAAAATAGCGCCCTTTTTAAAAAAAGAATATTTAAAAAGCTAG
- a CDS encoding glycogen/starch synthase has protein sequence MSNLRILYVASEINPFLQTSEVADFVRKLPQAMQEKGMEIRILVPRFGLINERKNRLHEVVRLSGINISVGDEEKPLVIKVASIPNAKLQVYFIDNEDYFHRKSVFHDKENKFYEDNDERAIFFCKGVIETVKKLGWAPDVVHCNDWMTSLIPLYLKTTYKNDPLFKETKSVFNIHNNSFSHKFGGDLIEKVKMMDIEDSMLSNLESADYNGFIKLGMEFSDLVISPENDKSLDDLIKQAKEEKKLEVIEQDDNFSESYYNLYNELVG, from the coding sequence ATGTCAAATCTACGCATTCTTTATGTTGCCAGTGAAATAAATCCGTTCTTACAAACATCAGAGGTTGCAGATTTCGTAAGAAAGCTGCCTCAGGCTATGCAAGAAAAGGGAATGGAAATAAGAATACTGGTACCAAGGTTTGGATTGATTAATGAAAGAAAAAACAGGCTCCACGAGGTTGTTAGGCTTTCAGGAATCAATATTTCAGTGGGTGATGAAGAGAAGCCATTGGTAATAAAGGTAGCATCAATTCCAAATGCTAAGCTTCAGGTTTACTTCATAGATAATGAAGATTATTTTCATAGAAAGTCTGTTTTCCACGATAAGGAAAATAAATTTTATGAAGATAATGACGAACGTGCAATATTTTTCTGCAAGGGCGTTATAGAGACTGTAAAGAAATTAGGATGGGCTCCAGATGTAGTTCATTGTAATGACTGGATGACCAGCTTAATTCCACTTTATTTGAAAACGACTTACAAAAATGATCCGTTATTTAAGGAGACAAAGTCCGTTTTCAATATACATAACAATAGTTTTTCTCATAAGTTTGGAGGAGATCTTATTGAAAAAGTGAAGATGATGGATATTGAAGATAGCATGCTTTCTAATTTAGAAAGTGCTGACTACAATGGTTTCATCAAATTAGGCATGGAATTTTCTGACTTAGTAATCAGTCCGGAAAATGATAAATCGCTTGACGATTTAATCAAACAAGCAAAGGAAGAGAAGAAATTAGAAGTAATTGAACAAGACGATAATTTTTCAGAATCTTATTATAACTTATATAATGAACTTGTGGGATAA
- the gltX gene encoding glutamate--tRNA ligase → MTKEVRVRFAPSPTGALHVGGVRTALYNYLFAKKNKGKFILRIEDTDQTRFVEGAEEYIFESLKWAGINPDEGPNAGGSYGPYRQSERKSIYKEYAQQLLDNGHAYYAFDTSEELDAMRERLKAAKVESLTYNSVTRMQMKNSLTLSEDEVKEKLSAGEPYVIRLKVPRKEEVRLNDMVRGWVMVHSSAIDDKVLMKSDGMPTYHLANVVDDHLMKISNVIRGEEWLPSAPLHVLLYKYLGWEDTMPEFAHLPLLLKPDGNGKLSKRDGDKLGFPVFPITGQFPDKDGKPEKYSGFREAGYLPDAFINFLAFLGWNPGTEQEIFSLSELVESFTIERIGKSGAKFDIEKAKWYNQQYLKAKPTNELVNYISEKVEPDHIQYSNSSLEKICNALKERVEFPQDLWNEAQIFFVKPESYDEKVISKKWNETVVEVLNEYKDKLVEKTDLDSESAKLLLNEVLERQGVKMGMVMQSLRVALTGQGSGPDLMQVIEILGAKESAERIATAINNIQIDV, encoded by the coding sequence ATGACTAAAGAAGTAAGAGTTAGATTCGCTCCCAGTCCAACAGGAGCATTGCATGTAGGTGGAGTTAGAACTGCATTATATAATTATCTTTTCGCCAAGAAAAATAAAGGTAAATTCATTCTTAGAATAGAGGATACCGACCAAACTAGATTTGTTGAAGGCGCGGAAGAGTACATTTTTGAATCCTTAAAGTGGGCTGGGATCAACCCTGACGAAGGACCTAATGCCGGAGGTTCTTATGGTCCCTACAGACAATCAGAAAGAAAGTCTATATATAAAGAATATGCCCAACAACTCTTAGACAATGGGCATGCATATTACGCTTTTGATACTTCGGAAGAGCTTGATGCAATGCGTGAACGACTGAAGGCTGCTAAAGTTGAATCCCTCACCTATAATAGCGTTACCAGAATGCAAATGAAGAATTCTTTAACTCTATCTGAAGATGAGGTAAAGGAGAAGCTTTCTGCTGGGGAGCCTTATGTTATAAGACTTAAAGTGCCTAGAAAAGAAGAGGTAAGGCTAAATGATATGGTCAGAGGTTGGGTAATGGTACATTCCTCAGCCATAGACGATAAAGTACTGATGAAATCTGACGGAATGCCGACTTATCATCTGGCAAACGTGGTGGATGACCATTTAATGAAAATAAGTAATGTGATTAGGGGGGAAGAATGGTTGCCATCAGCACCACTGCACGTGCTACTTTACAAGTATTTAGGATGGGAAGATACAATGCCCGAATTTGCTCATCTACCATTATTGCTTAAACCTGATGGAAATGGCAAATTGAGCAAGAGAGATGGAGATAAATTAGGCTTTCCTGTATTTCCTATTACTGGCCAATTCCCTGATAAAGATGGAAAACCAGAAAAATACTCTGGTTTTAGAGAAGCAGGATACTTACCAGATGCTTTCATCAACTTTTTAGCCTTCTTAGGATGGAACCCGGGCACTGAGCAAGAGATTTTTTCATTGAGCGAATTAGTAGAGAGTTTCACTATTGAACGAATTGGTAAATCAGGTGCAAAATTCGATATCGAAAAAGCTAAATGGTATAACCAACAATACCTGAAAGCGAAACCTACTAACGAATTAGTGAATTACATTAGTGAAAAAGTAGAGCCAGATCACATTCAATATAGTAATTCTTCATTAGAGAAAATTTGTAATGCATTAAAAGAGCGCGTAGAGTTCCCTCAAGACTTATGGAACGAGGCGCAAATTTTCTTTGTTAAGCCAGAGAGCTATGATGAGAAAGTAATCAGTAAGAAATGGAATGAAACTGTTGTTGAGGTTCTGAATGAATATAAAGATAAACTAGTTGAAAAAACTGATTTAGACTCAGAATCTGCTAAATTACTACTTAATGAAGTGCTGGAAAGGCAAGGTGTTAAAATGGGCATGGTAATGCAAAGTTTACGTGTAGCACTTACAGGTCAAGGAAGTGGACCTGATTTAATGCAGGTAATTGAAATCCTCGGTGCTAAAGAGTCTGCTGAAAGAATTGCTACTGCAATAAATAATATTCAAATAGATGTCTAA
- the panC gene encoding pantoate--beta-alanine ligase — MKVFSKISELQHYVLEQKFLRKSIGFVPTMGALHSGHSELLKRAREQSDVVVCSIFVNPAQFNNQEDLTNYPRTAERDIELLKSVGCDALFMPHADEVYRESTLLKFNFGELESVMEGVHRPGHFNGVALIVSKLFHLVNPDFAYFGQKDLQQLTIIKQLVKDLSFPVQIVSVPTVREESGLAKSSRNERLSEDGKNVAAQINKRLKELENQILEGSDFDECRPESIDFLNGKGIEVEYLELVDSETMKAVPNKLNGKSVALCIAAIVEGVRLIDNRIF; from the coding sequence ATGAAGGTTTTTAGTAAGATTTCAGAGCTACAGCATTATGTATTAGAACAAAAGTTCTTAAGAAAATCTATAGGGTTTGTGCCTACGATGGGAGCCTTGCATTCTGGTCATTCAGAATTGTTGAAACGTGCTAGAGAGCAATCAGATGTAGTTGTATGTAGCATTTTTGTCAACCCTGCACAATTTAACAATCAAGAAGACCTAACAAATTATCCCAGAACAGCAGAGCGGGATATCGAACTATTAAAAAGTGTTGGTTGTGACGCATTATTTATGCCACATGCAGATGAAGTTTACCGAGAATCAACTTTATTAAAATTTAATTTCGGGGAACTTGAATCTGTAATGGAGGGTGTACATAGGCCTGGCCATTTTAATGGCGTAGCACTTATTGTTTCTAAGCTGTTTCATTTAGTTAATCCTGACTTTGCTTACTTCGGACAAAAGGATTTACAGCAACTTACCATAATCAAACAATTGGTTAAAGACTTGTCTTTTCCTGTTCAAATTGTGAGTGTTCCCACGGTTAGAGAAGAATCCGGATTGGCAAAGTCATCTAGAAATGAACGGCTGAGTGAGGATGGAAAAAATGTAGCGGCTCAAATCAATAAAAGGCTGAAAGAGCTAGAAAATCAGATTTTAGAAGGAAGTGATTTTGATGAATGCAGGCCTGAATCAATAGATTTCCTTAATGGTAAAGGCATTGAGGTCGAATATTTAGAATTGGTTGATTCAGAAACTATGAAAGCTGTGCCGAACAAATTAAATGGTAAATCTGTTGCATTGTGCATAGCAGCAATAGTTGAAGGCGTAAGACTTATAGATAACAGGATTTTTTAG
- the glmS gene encoding glutamine--fructose-6-phosphate transaminase (isomerizing), with the protein MCGIVAYVGHREAHDVIIKGLKRLEYRGYDSAGIALLNGGLNVYKKKGKVSELEEYVKGIELSSTIGIGHTRWATHGEPNDINAHPHYSHSKNLAIIHNGIIENYSSLKQELLNKGHEFHSETDSEVFIHFIEDIQVNNNCSLDEAVRLALTKVVGAYAIVIMSKDNPDQLIAARKGSPLVIGVGKDEFFLASDATPIIEYTNEVVYLNEHEIAVIDGGELKIKNTQDVPLTPYIQTLDMELEAIEKGGYEHFMLKEIFEQPKSISDCMRGRLDANAGRLVLGGIREYANKLVNADRIVIVACGTSWHAGLVAEYFFEEFCRIPVEVEYASEFRYRNPIINEGDVVIAISQSGETADTLAAIELAKSKGAIIFGVCNVVGSSIARTSHEGAYTHAGPEIGVASTKAFTAQLTVLNMIALRVAHKKGTISERRYHELLVELENIPTKVEKALKLEPIIKEIAELFKDARNFLYLGRGFNFPVALEGALKLKEISYIHAEGYPAAEMKHGPIALIDEEMPVVFIATRDSSYDKVVSNIQEVKARKGKVIAVVTEGDVLIPKMAEFVIEVPKTDEALMPMVSVIPLQLLSYHIAVLRGCNVDQPRNLAKSVTVE; encoded by the coding sequence ATGTGTGGAATTGTAGCATATGTTGGTCATCGTGAAGCTCATGATGTTATCATTAAAGGACTCAAGAGACTGGAATATAGAGGTTATGATAGTGCAGGCATTGCCTTACTTAATGGTGGATTAAATGTTTATAAGAAGAAAGGTAAGGTTTCAGAGCTGGAGGAATATGTTAAAGGAATTGAGCTGTCTAGTACAATTGGAATAGGCCACACAAGATGGGCAACACATGGAGAACCAAACGACATTAATGCTCACCCACATTATTCACATTCCAAAAACCTTGCAATTATCCATAACGGAATAATTGAAAATTACAGTTCTCTTAAGCAAGAACTTTTGAACAAAGGTCATGAGTTCCATAGCGAGACAGACTCAGAAGTTTTCATTCATTTCATTGAAGATATTCAGGTAAATAACAATTGTTCTTTGGACGAGGCAGTGCGATTAGCACTTACTAAAGTGGTTGGAGCATATGCTATTGTAATCATGTCAAAAGACAATCCTGATCAATTAATTGCCGCTAGAAAAGGCAGTCCACTTGTAATAGGCGTTGGGAAAGATGAATTTTTCTTAGCTTCTGACGCAACCCCTATTATAGAATATACAAATGAAGTAGTGTACTTAAATGAACATGAAATTGCGGTGATTGATGGCGGAGAGTTAAAGATCAAAAATACTCAAGACGTTCCATTAACTCCTTATATACAAACCTTAGATATGGAGCTTGAAGCCATTGAAAAGGGCGGATATGAGCATTTCATGCTAAAAGAAATCTTCGAGCAGCCGAAGTCAATCAGTGATTGTATGAGGGGAAGGCTAGATGCTAATGCCGGGCGTTTAGTGCTTGGTGGAATTAGAGAATATGCCAACAAACTAGTTAATGCAGACAGAATTGTAATTGTTGCTTGTGGAACATCCTGGCATGCAGGTTTGGTGGCAGAATATTTCTTTGAAGAATTCTGTAGAATTCCCGTTGAAGTAGAATATGCATCTGAATTCAGGTATCGTAACCCTATTATTAACGAGGGTGACGTTGTTATTGCCATATCTCAATCCGGGGAAACTGCTGATACATTGGCAGCTATAGAATTAGCAAAATCTAAGGGTGCCATTATTTTTGGTGTTTGTAATGTTGTAGGGTCTTCCATTGCAAGAACATCTCACGAAGGCGCTTATACCCATGCAGGTCCTGAAATTGGTGTGGCAAGTACAAAGGCCTTTACCGCTCAATTGACAGTGCTAAATATGATAGCCTTAAGAGTGGCTCATAAGAAAGGTACAATTTCAGAAAGAAGGTATCATGAGTTATTAGTAGAGCTTGAAAATATTCCTACGAAAGTAGAAAAAGCTTTAAAGCTTGAGCCTATAATAAAGGAAATAGCTGAGCTGTTTAAAGATGCCAGAAACTTTCTTTATTTAGGTAGAGGCTTCAACTTCCCGGTAGCTCTTGAAGGTGCTCTTAAACTAAAAGAGATCTCTTATATTCATGCTGAAGGCTATCCTGCGGCTGAAATGAAACATGGCCCTATCGCCTTAATTGATGAGGAAATGCCTGTAGTGTTTATTGCAACAAGAGACAGCTCATACGATAAGGTGGTGTCAAACATACAAGAAGTAAAAGCTAGAAAAGGAAAAGTAATTGCAGTTGTAACTGAAGGTGATGTACTCATACCTAAAATGGCCGAGTTTGTTATCGAAGTACCAAAAACTGATGAAGCATTAATGCCTATGGTTTCTGTTATACCACTTCAATTGCTTTCTTATCACATTGCCGTGCTCAGAGGATGTAATGTAGATCAGCCAAGAAACTTAGCTAAATCTGTTACTGTAGAGTAA